Proteins encoded by one window of Halobacteriovoraceae bacterium:
- a CDS encoding methylmalonyl-CoA mutase family protein: MTSLRFVTAASLFDGHDVSINIMRRLLQTKGVEVIHLGHNRSAKEVVDAAIMEDAHAVALSSYQGGHNEYFTYIRKLLDEQGASEVKIFGGGGGVITPSEVKHLESNGITKIYTPEDGMKLGLEGIIDDMILKASYSTLDNFEFKFQKNPSSREIGKVITYIENCKVEPFSFPLGKTPVMGITGTGGAGKSSVIDELLFRFHRYFPEKKIGLISVDPTKKKTKGALLGDRIRLGSASFENFYIRSLATRDSGTELSPEISKCVNYLKSLSFDLIIVETSGIGQASDEITKVSDFCAYVMTPEFGAQTQLEKIEMLEQADFIILNKFERPRSEDALRDIRKQYRREHKLFANHQNSPEDNDLPIYGTMASKFNDSGINALFIDILKKLNFKNNELTKLQIDKSPTNKKQIIPPDRVNYLREISKTVRNYNQKTISNIELLRDYEALEIVCGMKEAESSIKNKFNEIKKEISSEVFKDIETFEETVNQFDSGLFTYIVRDKKIEVPTKFTSLSFQKISKVAYPKYISLVEKYKFIKKENLPGYFPYAQGIFPFKRKDEDPKRMFAGEGGPARTNKRFHYLSSNDLAKRLSTAFDSVTLYGEDPGDRPDIFGKIGEAGVSIATLDDMKLLYNGFDLTSTATSVSMTINGPAPIILAMFMNTAISQKLVDKDYWDQKKRIEIMRQVRGTVQADILKEDQAQNTCIFSLEFALKMMGDIQEYFSNNKINNYYTVSVSGYHIAEAGANPITQLALTLSNGLTLVEYYLSRGLKIDDFCQNLSFFFSNGLDPEYTVIGRVARKVWAIIMRDRYGASEKSQKFKYHIQTSGRSLHAQEVDFNDIRTTLQAFLAISDNCNSLHTNAYDEAITTPTQESVRRAMAIQMIINREFGPNQTDNPLQGSFLVDELTDLVEEALLCEFERISDKGGVLGAMESNYQRSKIQEESLYYEGLKDSGKLPIIGVNTYIADNIEEQLNQEIEISRCTDDEKQEQIDRLNNFKGKNKDNSQKAIKDLVDVILSDGNIFEELLSTVNYCSLGEITNTLYEYGGKYRRNM, encoded by the coding sequence GATTTGTTACGGCCGCAAGTTTATTTGATGGCCATGATGTGTCAATTAATATTATGCGTAGACTTTTACAAACTAAGGGTGTCGAGGTTATCCATCTAGGACATAATCGATCTGCTAAAGAAGTTGTTGACGCTGCTATAATGGAAGATGCGCATGCCGTAGCATTAAGTTCCTATCAAGGAGGGCATAACGAGTACTTCACATATATTAGAAAGCTACTAGATGAGCAGGGTGCGAGTGAAGTAAAAATATTTGGAGGAGGGGGAGGAGTCATCACTCCAAGTGAAGTTAAACACCTTGAGTCCAATGGTATTACAAAAATCTATACACCAGAAGATGGTATGAAATTAGGTCTTGAAGGCATAATTGATGATATGATCCTAAAGGCCAGTTATTCCACATTAGATAATTTTGAATTTAAATTTCAAAAAAATCCAAGCTCAAGAGAAATTGGTAAAGTAATAACATATATAGAGAATTGTAAAGTAGAACCTTTTAGTTTCCCATTGGGAAAGACTCCTGTTATGGGTATCACTGGAACAGGTGGGGCCGGAAAATCTTCTGTTATTGATGAATTATTATTTCGTTTTCATAGATATTTTCCTGAAAAAAAAATTGGATTAATATCTGTAGATCCGACTAAGAAAAAAACAAAAGGAGCCTTGCTAGGGGACAGAATCAGACTTGGAAGTGCTAGTTTTGAGAATTTTTATATCAGATCATTGGCCACACGTGATTCAGGAACAGAATTAAGTCCTGAAATAAGTAAATGTGTGAACTATTTAAAGTCTCTAAGTTTTGATCTTATCATTGTTGAGACTTCAGGTATTGGTCAGGCCTCTGATGAAATCACTAAAGTTTCAGATTTTTGCGCTTACGTAATGACTCCCGAATTTGGGGCCCAGACACAACTTGAAAAAATTGAAATGTTAGAACAAGCAGATTTCATTATTTTAAATAAATTTGAAAGGCCACGTTCTGAAGATGCACTTAGAGATATTCGAAAACAATATAGGAGAGAACATAAACTTTTCGCAAATCATCAAAATTCTCCTGAAGATAACGATTTACCTATATATGGAACAATGGCATCTAAATTTAACGATTCAGGAATAAATGCTTTATTTATAGATATATTGAAAAAACTAAATTTTAAGAATAATGAATTAACTAAATTACAAATTGATAAATCTCCTACAAATAAAAAACAAATTATACCACCAGACAGAGTAAATTATCTTAGAGAAATTTCCAAAACAGTTAGAAATTACAATCAGAAGACTATATCAAATATTGAACTTTTACGAGATTATGAGGCCTTGGAAATTGTATGTGGAATGAAAGAAGCTGAAAGTTCAATAAAAAATAAATTTAATGAAATCAAAAAAGAAATTTCAAGCGAAGTTTTTAAAGATATTGAAACATTTGAAGAAACTGTTAATCAGTTTGATAGTGGTCTTTTTACATATATTGTAAGGGATAAGAAAATTGAAGTTCCAACAAAATTCACTTCATTATCTTTTCAAAAAATTTCTAAAGTGGCCTATCCAAAATACATTTCTTTAGTTGAAAAATATAAATTTATAAAAAAAGAAAATCTTCCAGGGTATTTTCCATATGCTCAAGGTATTTTTCCATTCAAAAGAAAAGATGAAGATCCTAAGAGGATGTTTGCCGGAGAAGGTGGGCCAGCTAGAACGAATAAACGTTTTCATTATCTTAGCTCCAATGATCTTGCAAAAAGACTGTCCACTGCTTTTGATAGTGTTACACTCTATGGGGAAGATCCTGGAGATAGACCTGATATTTTTGGAAAAATAGGTGAAGCTGGAGTAAGTATTGCAACACTTGATGATATGAAGCTCCTCTATAATGGATTTGATTTGACTTCCACGGCCACCTCAGTTTCCATGACTATAAATGGGCCGGCACCAATTATTTTGGCCATGTTTATGAATACTGCAATATCTCAAAAATTGGTTGATAAAGATTATTGGGATCAGAAAAAAAGAATCGAAATAATGAGACAAGTCAGAGGAACAGTTCAAGCTGACATTTTAAAGGAAGATCAGGCCCAGAACACTTGTATTTTTTCTTTAGAGTTTGCTCTTAAAATGATGGGAGATATTCAAGAATATTTCTCAAATAATAAAATAAATAATTATTATACCGTCTCAGTTTCCGGTTACCATATTGCAGAGGCCGGAGCAAACCCAATTACTCAATTGGCGTTGACTTTAAGTAATGGACTAACTCTCGTAGAATATTATCTCTCTCGTGGTTTGAAAATTGATGATTTTTGCCAAAATCTTTCTTTCTTTTTTAGCAATGGACTTGATCCTGAATATACAGTAATCGGAAGAGTTGCCAGGAAAGTATGGGCAATAATTATGAGAGATCGTTATGGGGCAAGTGAGAAATCTCAAAAATTTAAATATCATATTCAAACCTCTGGTCGTTCATTGCATGCACAAGAAGTTGATTTTAACGATATAAGAACAACATTACAGGCCTTCTTGGCCATTAGTGATAATTGTAATTCGTTGCATACCAATGCCTATGATGAGGCCATCACTACTCCAACGCAAGAGAGTGTAAGAAGAGCAATGGCCATTCAGATGATCATAAATAGAGAATTTGGACCTAATCAAACTGACAATCCTCTTCAAGGTTCTTTTTTAGTGGATGAATTAACTGATCTAGTTGAAGAGGCCCTACTTTGCGAATTTGAGAGAATTTCAGATAAAGGAGGTGTTCTAGGTGCCATGGAGAGCAATTACCAAAGATCAAAGATCCAAGAGGAATCGCTTTACTACGAGGGACTTAAAGATTCTGGTAAGCTACCTATCATTGGAGTCAATACTTATATTGCTGACAATATTGAAGAACAACTCAATCAAGAAATTGAAATATCTAGATGTACAGATGATGAAAAGCAAGAACAAATTGACCGACTAAATAATTTCAAAGGAAAAAATAAAGATAATTCTCAAAAAGCAATAAAAGATTTAGTTGATGTTATTTTGAGCGATGGAAATATATTTGAAGAACTATTATCAACTGTCAATTATTGCTCTCTTGGCGAAATTACAAATACTCTCTATGAATACGGCGGTAAATACAGAAGGAATATGTAA
- a CDS encoding cob(I)yrinic acid a,c-diamide adenosyltransferase — translation MNKIYTKKGDQGSTSLVDGSIVSKGDHRIKIYGSIDELNSHIGLVVCEVHLILPEFLSILKKTQNELFNIGSNLACPEEKRRKFNLPQLDKQIISDYENNIDEMTKDLPELKNFILPGGHRAACVSHIVRTKIRSIERDLVTYKREHPDEIPPEYIKLFNRMSDFFFVFSRYINLHQEISEEKWAP, via the coding sequence ATGAATAAAATTTATACTAAAAAAGGAGATCAAGGAAGTACATCACTAGTGGATGGGAGTATTGTTTCAAAAGGTGATCATCGTATCAAAATATATGGATCGATAGATGAGTTGAATTCGCATATTGGTCTTGTCGTGTGCGAAGTACATCTTATTTTACCCGAATTTCTTTCAATATTAAAGAAAACTCAAAATGAACTTTTCAATATTGGAAGTAATCTTGCTTGCCCTGAAGAAAAAAGAAGAAAATTTAATCTTCCCCAATTAGATAAGCAAATTATTAGTGATTATGAAAATAATATTGATGAAATGACAAAAGATTTGCCTGAGCTTAAAAATTTTATATTACCTGGTGGACACCGTGCTGCATGTGTTTCTCATATAGTAAGAACAAAAATTAGATCAATTGAGCGAGATTTAGTTACATATAAACGAGAACATCCAGATGAGATTCCACCTGAATATATTAAACTCTTTAATAGGATGTCTGATTTTTTCTTTGTTTTTAGTAGGTATATTAATTTGCATCAAGAAATTTCTGAAGAAAAATGGGCGCCATAG
- a CDS encoding FHA domain-containing protein, whose translation MAIKLIVQNEDQHFKFELSEESIILGRSKSCDIQIKDSLVSGKHCIVTLVNGKASVSDIGTTNGTFLNESPIEACRIHLEDVITIGNTSLTIDTESLTQEEMLLHSNRPKTKITKDSMKREGDSQIMKNIRKEMIETKTRIRRPSFVEEEKPSLLQKILHPFGKKKENKEDEEFEENE comes from the coding sequence GTGGCCATAAAACTAATAGTGCAAAATGAAGATCAACACTTTAAATTTGAACTTTCCGAAGAATCTATTATTCTTGGACGATCTAAAAGTTGTGATATTCAAATAAAAGATTCTCTTGTTTCTGGCAAACATTGCATTGTAACACTTGTAAATGGAAAGGCATCTGTTTCAGATATTGGTACTACAAACGGTACTTTTTTAAATGAGTCTCCTATCGAGGCCTGCAGGATTCATCTTGAAGATGTCATCACAATTGGAAACACTTCGCTGACTATTGATACAGAGTCACTAACTCAAGAAGAGATGCTTTTGCATTCAAATCGACCGAAAACAAAAATCACTAAAGATAGTATGAAAAGAGAAGGTGATTCTCAAATTATGAAAAATATTCGAAAAGAGATGATTGAAACAAAAACAAGAATTCGAAGGCCTAGCTTTGTTGAAGAAGAAAAACCAAGCCTACTTCAAAAGATACTTCATCCTTTTGGTAAGAAAAAAGAAAATAAAGAAGATGAAGAATTCGAGGAAAATGAATAA
- a CDS encoding AarF/ABC1/UbiB kinase family protein codes for MPKNFKSGKISRLTGIGTSILKATGKYAIRTARNKTSDIIDKNENIKNLSAKIAATKEIIETMGELKGALMKIGQMISISEDLILPKEISALFNGLQTKSPSMPQSEVNLIFKKNFGKLPTDIFIDFDYQPIASASIGQVHCGYLKDGTKVAIKVQYPKIVTAIKNDFKNIDKIYHLFKLIFPNVPNIKSIIDEIAESIITECDYENEIKNMNHFAYIYQNFSNIKVPKAFPLFSTKEILTMEFMEGDTFEDTLKYSQEERDFLGDILYRSFQYSFYVHNILHTDPQNGNYLFNRDQIILLDYGSTRSFSPHFISSYIKLLKSVEQNDFILYQLAAQDLGLVRPSEKEEHLLKHFNLIKDIYGPYTKSGKFKVIDENPVHKITQFLKSIDMKNRKSPAKELFLLDRSSFGLYTKLKTWKSEIEWFENIIHYRSIFESIHTL; via the coding sequence ATGCCAAAGAACTTTAAATCTGGAAAAATCAGTAGGTTAACCGGTATTGGAACATCGATCCTCAAAGCAACTGGAAAATATGCAATAAGAACCGCAAGAAATAAAACCTCTGATATTATTGATAAAAATGAAAATATAAAAAACCTAAGTGCTAAGATTGCTGCGACGAAAGAAATCATTGAGACGATGGGAGAGCTCAAGGGTGCTTTGATGAAAATTGGTCAAATGATTTCGATTTCAGAAGATCTTATCCTTCCAAAAGAAATCAGCGCTTTATTCAATGGACTTCAAACCAAATCACCCAGTATGCCTCAGAGTGAAGTAAATTTAATATTTAAAAAAAACTTTGGGAAACTACCTACTGATATTTTTATAGATTTTGATTACCAACCAATTGCTTCAGCTTCAATTGGTCAAGTCCATTGTGGTTATTTAAAAGATGGAACAAAGGTTGCAATCAAAGTTCAATATCCAAAAATTGTCACAGCAATAAAAAATGATTTTAAAAATATTGATAAAATTTATCATTTATTTAAACTTATCTTTCCCAATGTACCAAATATTAAAAGTATTATAGATGAAATCGCTGAGAGTATCATCACTGAATGTGATTATGAAAATGAAATAAAAAATATGAATCATTTTGCATATATTTATCAAAATTTTAGCAATATTAAAGTGCCTAAAGCTTTCCCTCTTTTTTCAACGAAAGAAATTCTTACGATGGAATTCATGGAAGGTGATACTTTTGAGGATACTCTAAAATATTCTCAAGAAGAAAGAGACTTTCTTGGAGATATTCTCTATAGATCTTTCCAATATTCTTTTTACGTGCATAATATTTTGCATACAGACCCGCAAAATGGAAACTACCTTTTCAATCGAGACCAAATCATTTTGTTAGATTACGGTTCAACCCGAAGTTTTTCACCACATTTTATTTCATCATATATAAAACTTTTGAAATCTGTAGAACAAAACGATTTCATTCTTTATCAATTAGCTGCACAAGATTTAGGTCTTGTTAGGCCTAGTGAAAAAGAGGAACATCTATTAAAACATTTTAATTTAATTAAAGATATCTATGGGCCCTATACAAAATCTGGGAAATTTAAAGTAATTGATGAAAATCCTGTTCATAAAATTACTCAATTCTTAAAAAGTATTGATATGAAAAATAGAAAATCTCCTGCAAAAGAATTATTTCTTCTCGATAGGAGCTCATTTGGACTATACACAAAGCTGAAGACATGGAAGAGTGAAATAGAATGGTTTGAAAATATCATACATTATCGCTCAATTTTTGAATCTATTCATACTCTTTAA